In one window of Opitutus sp. GAS368 DNA:
- a CDS encoding YiiD C-terminal domain-containing protein, whose translation MSDLVPESMSAKGLEAFLHEKIPLTRAMGLHVAESNARRLVLEAPLDRNVNHLGTAFGGSLHALPTLACYAGLWTLLREAGIDGHVVVKRSQAYYRAPVTGTLRAICIRPPAAVVKEFIRDLQRHKKARMELEAVVEGKDGKPAVEFSGTFVAVV comes from the coding sequence ATGAGCGATCTGGTTCCCGAAAGTATGTCGGCGAAAGGCCTCGAGGCTTTCCTGCACGAGAAGATCCCGCTGACGCGCGCCATGGGCCTGCACGTCGCCGAGAGCAACGCCAGGCGGCTCGTGCTCGAGGCGCCGCTCGACCGGAATGTGAACCATCTCGGCACCGCGTTCGGCGGCTCGCTCCACGCCCTGCCCACCCTCGCCTGCTACGCGGGGCTCTGGACGCTGTTGCGCGAGGCCGGCATCGATGGCCACGTCGTGGTGAAGCGCAGCCAGGCTTATTACCGCGCCCCGGTCACCGGCACCCTCCGCGCCATCTGCATCCGCCCGCCGGCCGCAGTGGTGAAGGAATTCATCCGCGACCTGCAGCGCCACAAGAAGGCCCGCATGGAGCTCGAGGCCGTCGTCGAGGGCAAGGACGGCAAGCCCGCCGTCGAGTTTTCCGGCACCTTCGTGGCGGTGGTGTGA
- a CDS encoding tetratricopeptide repeat protein → MNISPKYLAILTLVAICGRAQIPTDLLQKTQEKYLRGDYMGAIVVLDRIIELHPNVGNGYALRGMAKEKNGDTIGALVDYAEAIRLQPTEANYYVMRGKLLAATDRHASAIRDFDKLIELQPAQSESYMYRGNARVHTRDYPGALADFNKALLFSPDKPEAYVWSVYTLRLMGSLSVALARADETIKLFPTHAEAYWQRSEVKVADTSNPSRVEAALTDLDEAIRLTPEDARYYKDRANLRSLSGDMDGAQADVNKYNELTRPKKR, encoded by the coding sequence ATGAATATCTCACCCAAATACCTGGCCATTCTTACCCTCGTCGCAATATGCGGTCGCGCACAAATCCCGACCGACTTGCTGCAAAAGACCCAAGAGAAATACCTACGCGGCGACTATATGGGAGCCATCGTCGTGCTGGATCGGATTATCGAACTCCATCCGAATGTGGGCAACGGGTATGCTCTACGAGGCATGGCCAAAGAGAAAAATGGCGACACCATTGGGGCACTGGTCGATTACGCCGAAGCCATTCGGTTGCAGCCTACTGAGGCCAACTACTACGTCATGCGCGGGAAGCTTTTGGCAGCAACCGATCGCCATGCATCGGCGATCCGCGATTTTGATAAACTGATCGAACTGCAGCCCGCACAATCCGAAAGCTATATGTATCGTGGCAATGCCCGCGTTCACACGCGCGATTACCCAGGGGCGCTGGCGGATTTCAACAAAGCCCTGCTGTTCAGCCCGGACAAGCCGGAGGCCTATGTCTGGAGTGTCTATACTTTGCGCCTTATGGGAAGCCTGTCCGTAGCACTCGCTCGCGCAGACGAAACCATAAAACTCTTTCCCACTCACGCGGAAGCCTATTGGCAGCGAAGCGAGGTCAAGGTTGCCGACACCTCGAATCCCTCGCGCGTGGAGGCCGCACTGACGGACTTGGATGAAGCTATCCGGCTGACACCTGAAGATGCCCGATACTACAAGGACCGCGCCAACCTGAGATCCCTTTCCGGCGATATGGATGGGGCGCAAGCTGACGTAAATAAATACAACGAGTTGACACGTCCCAAGAAAAGATAG
- a CDS encoding dUTPase, producing MDKLEEIFRMQDALNKRIGVNLPPPTDEEKAKWILNYTRAMQQETAELIDSVPWKWWAKYQKFDEQNAKVEVVDLFHFLVSLAQTLGMTPDDVYQAYVKKNAVNHQRQESGYVKKDEADSKHI from the coding sequence ATGGACAAACTTGAGGAGATCTTTCGTATGCAAGATGCGCTGAATAAGCGCATTGGAGTGAATCTGCCCCCGCCGACCGACGAGGAAAAGGCGAAGTGGATCCTTAATTATACCCGGGCCATGCAGCAGGAGACGGCCGAGCTGATCGACAGCGTGCCATGGAAGTGGTGGGCCAAATACCAGAAGTTCGACGAGCAGAACGCCAAGGTCGAAGTCGTGGACCTTTTCCACTTCCTGGTATCGCTGGCGCAGACCCTCGGCATGACGCCGGACGATGTCTACCAGGCCTACGTGAAGAAGAATGCCGTGAACCACCAGCGGCAGGAGAGCGGCTACGTCAAGAAGGACGAAGCCGACTCGAAGCACATCTGA
- a CDS encoding UDP-N-acetylglucosamine 1-carboxyvinyltransferase, with product MSDLIIHGGKPLSGTITPSGNKNSVLPILCATLLTDAKVVLRNVPHITDVEKLVNFFAEQGSVVAWDRAAGTIALDHSAFDAGRLNGELPAGMRSSVLLFAPLLQRMKKITLPTNAKGCSLGIRELDPHLEILEKLGAKVTHNGDLKLSLKGRFTGARHWPDYMSVTATENFVMAAVLAEGESVLLNAASEPHVQDLCAVLAAMGAKITGLGTSQLTVTGVAKLKGGVFTINTDHHEVVTFLALGAITGGEVRVKNSVPQHFDLINRSFAKLGVKVEYDGDTAFVRKKQKLVVTEPFTSNLLPKIEAAPWPYFPVDLLPVMIALAVRAEGTVMFWNKVYEGGFTWMSELSKFGAHIVVSDPHRITVFGAKPLRPANAEAPYIIRAAVALYMVAASIPGKSVVKNADTIKRAHPNFVENLRSLGAEVEWK from the coding sequence ATGTCCGATCTCATCATCCACGGCGGCAAACCCCTGAGCGGCACCATCACACCGTCGGGCAACAAGAACTCCGTCCTGCCCATTCTTTGCGCGACGCTGCTCACGGACGCCAAGGTCGTCCTCCGCAACGTCCCGCACATCACCGACGTCGAGAAGCTCGTGAACTTCTTCGCCGAGCAGGGCTCGGTGGTCGCGTGGGACCGCGCCGCCGGCACCATCGCGCTCGATCACTCGGCCTTCGACGCCGGCCGCCTCAACGGCGAGCTGCCCGCCGGCATGCGCTCGTCCGTCCTGCTGTTCGCGCCGCTGTTGCAGCGCATGAAGAAGATCACGCTGCCGACCAACGCCAAGGGCTGCTCGCTCGGCATCCGCGAACTCGATCCGCACCTCGAGATCCTCGAAAAACTCGGCGCGAAGGTGACGCACAACGGCGACCTGAAGCTGTCGCTCAAGGGCCGCTTCACGGGCGCCCGCCACTGGCCGGACTACATGTCGGTCACCGCCACCGAGAATTTCGTCATGGCCGCCGTCCTCGCCGAGGGCGAGTCGGTCCTCCTCAACGCCGCGAGCGAGCCGCACGTGCAGGACCTCTGCGCCGTGCTCGCCGCCATGGGCGCGAAGATCACCGGCCTCGGCACCAGCCAGCTCACCGTCACCGGCGTGGCGAAGCTCAAGGGCGGCGTGTTCACCATCAACACCGACCACCACGAGGTCGTCACCTTCCTCGCGCTCGGCGCCATCACCGGCGGCGAGGTGCGCGTGAAAAACTCCGTGCCGCAGCACTTCGATCTCATCAACCGCTCCTTCGCCAAGCTGGGCGTGAAGGTGGAATACGACGGCGACACCGCCTTCGTCCGCAAGAAGCAGAAGCTGGTCGTCACCGAGCCCTTCACCTCGAACCTGCTGCCGAAGATCGAGGCCGCGCCGTGGCCGTATTTCCCCGTCGACCTGCTGCCGGTCATGATCGCGCTGGCCGTCCGCGCCGAGGGCACGGTGATGTTCTGGAACAAGGTCTACGAGGGCGGCTTCACCTGGATGTCCGAGCTGTCGAAGTTCGGCGCGCACATCGTCGTCAGCGACCCGCATCGCATCACGGTCTTCGGCGCCAAGCCGCTGCGCCCGGCCAACGCCGAGGCGCCTTACATCATCCGCGCCGCCGTTGCGCTCTACATGGTCGCCGCCAGCATCCCGGGGAAGTCGGTGGTCAAGAACGCCGACACCATCAAGCGCGCCCACCCGAACTTCGTGGAGAACCTCCGCAGCCTCGGCGCCGAAGTGGAGTGGAAGTGA
- the ruvB gene encoding Holliday junction branch migration DNA helicase RuvB, protein MAQNDSNPKGSDFLTTALTSPVSPAEAALRPLSFADFAGQPKTVERLKVMVGAAKRRGEALNHILLSGPPGLGKTTLAFILGHELGRNVRVTSGPVIEKAGDLAGLLTNLEEGDILFIDEIHRIPKTVEEYLYSAMEDFRLDIMIDQGPNARSVRLSIPRFTLIGATTRSGLLTAPLRSRFTLNTRLDYYERSTLEGIVRRSCGLLKVELDDGGAQEIAKRARGTPRIANNLVNFCRDYASEKAQGRITQPVAAAALELLEIDAAGLDEMDKRVLRLMAENYAGGPVGLGTIAIAVGEEAETLEEVHEPFLIQEGYLARTAQGRILTAKGYGAIGLKAVTGDQQTLL, encoded by the coding sequence ATGGCTCAGAACGACTCCAACCCCAAGGGCTCCGACTTTCTCACCACGGCCCTGACGTCCCCCGTTTCGCCGGCCGAGGCCGCGCTGCGCCCGCTTTCGTTCGCCGACTTCGCCGGCCAACCCAAGACCGTCGAGCGCCTCAAGGTCATGGTCGGCGCCGCCAAGCGGCGCGGCGAGGCCCTGAACCACATTTTGCTCTCGGGCCCGCCGGGCCTCGGCAAGACCACCCTTGCCTTCATCCTCGGCCACGAGCTCGGCCGCAACGTCCGCGTCACCTCCGGCCCCGTCATCGAGAAAGCGGGCGACCTCGCCGGCCTGCTGACCAACCTGGAGGAGGGCGACATCCTCTTCATCGACGAGATCCACCGCATTCCGAAGACCGTCGAGGAGTATCTCTACTCCGCGATGGAGGACTTCCGCCTCGACATCATGATCGACCAGGGACCCAACGCCCGCAGCGTGCGTCTCTCGATCCCGAGGTTCACGCTCATCGGCGCGACCACCCGCTCCGGCCTGCTCACCGCGCCGCTGCGCTCGCGCTTCACGCTCAACACCCGCCTTGACTACTACGAGCGCAGCACGCTCGAGGGCATCGTCCGCCGCAGCTGCGGCCTGCTCAAGGTCGAGCTCGACGACGGCGGCGCGCAGGAAATCGCCAAGCGCGCCCGCGGCACGCCGCGCATCGCCAACAACCTCGTCAATTTCTGCCGCGACTATGCTTCCGAGAAAGCCCAAGGCCGGATCACGCAGCCCGTCGCCGCCGCCGCGCTCGAACTTTTAGAAATCGACGCCGCCGGCCTCGACGAGATGGACAAGCGCGTGCTGCGCCTGATGGCGGAGAATTACGCCGGCGGCCCCGTCGGCCTTGGCACCATCGCCATCGCCGTCGGCGAGGAGGCGGAGACGCTCGAGGAAGTCCACGAGCCGTTCCTCATCCAGGAAGGATACCTGGCCCGCACGGCGCAGGGCCGCATCCTCACGGCGAAGGGCTACGGCGCCATCGGGCTGAAAGCCGTTACGGGTGATCAGCAGACGCTGCTGTGA
- a CDS encoding inner membrane CreD family protein, which translates to MNAEPPVISAPARSRSQVTVKLLLIGILVLLLHVPLNLVNNLRQERSANREAAHARQAVAVLVRGGEDRRVAAPEPDYNPAVAAAEGYRMVERSLKHSVLVLTLVFTAFFLFETLAGLRLHAVHYGLVGAALCLFYLALLALGEVLTPGLAYVGAAVASSLLIVCYSISILHSYGRASSIAVLLAVEHSVLYVVLRMEDYALLAGTAALFAALAGLMFFTRNVDWFAQEAGKEAAP; encoded by the coding sequence ATGAACGCCGAACCTCCCGTCATTTCCGCTCCAGCCCGGAGCCGCAGCCAGGTAACCGTCAAACTGCTGCTGATCGGCATCCTCGTGCTGCTGCTGCACGTGCCGCTCAACCTCGTCAACAACCTGCGGCAGGAACGCAGCGCCAACCGCGAGGCCGCCCACGCACGGCAGGCCGTGGCGGTGCTGGTCCGCGGCGGGGAGGACCGCCGGGTGGCCGCCCCCGAGCCGGACTACAATCCCGCCGTCGCCGCGGCCGAGGGCTACCGCATGGTCGAGCGCTCGCTCAAGCACAGCGTGTTGGTGCTGACGCTCGTGTTCACGGCGTTCTTCCTGTTCGAGACCCTCGCGGGTCTGCGGTTGCACGCGGTGCACTACGGCCTGGTCGGCGCGGCGCTCTGCCTTTTCTACCTGGCCTTGTTGGCGCTCGGCGAGGTGCTGACGCCGGGCTTGGCGTATGTCGGCGCCGCGGTGGCGTCGTCGCTGCTCATCGTCTGCTACAGCATCTCGATCCTGCACAGCTATGGCCGGGCCTCCTCGATCGCGGTGCTGCTGGCCGTCGAGCACAGCGTGCTCTACGTGGTGCTGCGGATGGAGGACTACGCGTTGCTCGCCGGCACGGCGGCGCTGTTCGCCGCCCTGGCCGGGCTGATGTTCTTTACCCGCAACGTCGACTGGTTCGCCCAGGAGGCGGGCAAGGAGGCCGCGCCTTAA
- the creC gene encoding two-component system sensor histidine kinase CreC has product MKIRTAIFSVYVGATLIGFAAVMALVLRDVRLRYVESMRRTLGDTAALMAGFAAPGAPGNDWAKRLAAMPAQPNLLRVFACDRTGRVLFDSAGRDVGRTYAWTMTGGGRVASENYTVTNVAEVGNELRVAAPVRREGALVGWVGVGRPLATVAEGISHARWQLVWSAGAIGLVMVVAGWWIAARLTRSLERLTAYVRNVRDGRGPAPPQSRATEIAELSRAFEEMRDALEGRQHVERYTQALAHEVKAPLAAIRGAAELLDEAMPVEQRQKFLGNIRSESARIHRIIDRLLELSSLEARKQLRQTETLSAGRVAAEAVDVVRPAGAARGIGLKLAAGGETTIRGEAVLLREALVNLLQNALEFSPAGGEVTLTVRPGPGRVEFVVEDRGPGVPDYALARVFERFYSLPRPGSEKKSTGLGLALVREIAHLHGGEATLTNRPDGGACATLWVPVS; this is encoded by the coding sequence ATGAAGATCCGCACGGCGATCTTCTCCGTCTACGTGGGGGCGACGCTCATCGGGTTTGCGGCCGTGATGGCGCTGGTGCTGCGCGACGTGCGCTTGCGCTACGTGGAATCGATGCGGCGCACCTTGGGCGACACGGCGGCGCTCATGGCGGGCTTCGCCGCGCCCGGCGCGCCGGGCAACGATTGGGCCAAGCGACTGGCTGCGATGCCGGCGCAGCCCAACCTGCTCCGGGTGTTTGCCTGCGACCGGACCGGCCGCGTGCTGTTCGATTCGGCCGGGCGCGACGTGGGCCGGACTTATGCCTGGACGATGACCGGCGGCGGCCGCGTGGCATCCGAGAATTACACCGTGACCAACGTAGCCGAGGTCGGCAACGAGCTGCGGGTGGCGGCGCCGGTGCGGCGGGAAGGCGCCCTAGTGGGCTGGGTCGGAGTCGGTCGGCCGCTGGCCACCGTGGCCGAGGGCATCAGCCACGCCCGCTGGCAACTGGTCTGGTCGGCGGGCGCGATCGGCCTCGTCATGGTGGTGGCCGGCTGGTGGATCGCCGCGCGCCTGACGCGTTCGCTTGAGCGCCTGACGGCCTACGTCCGGAATGTCCGGGACGGTCGCGGGCCTGCGCCGCCCCAATCGCGGGCGACGGAGATTGCCGAGCTCAGCCGCGCGTTCGAGGAGATGCGGGACGCGCTCGAGGGCCGGCAGCACGTCGAGCGCTACACGCAGGCGCTGGCCCACGAGGTGAAGGCGCCGCTGGCGGCGATCCGCGGCGCGGCCGAATTGCTGGACGAGGCCATGCCGGTGGAGCAGCGGCAGAAATTTCTCGGCAATATCCGGAGCGAGTCGGCCCGCATCCACCGGATCATCGACCGGCTGCTCGAGCTTTCGTCACTCGAGGCGCGCAAGCAGCTGCGCCAGACCGAAACCCTGTCCGCCGGCCGGGTGGCCGCGGAGGCGGTCGACGTGGTGCGGCCGGCCGGCGCGGCGCGCGGGATCGGGTTGAAGCTCGCGGCCGGGGGCGAGACGACGATCCGGGGCGAGGCGGTCCTGCTGCGCGAGGCGCTGGTCAACCTGCTGCAAAACGCGCTGGAGTTTTCGCCGGCCGGCGGCGAGGTGACGCTCACGGTGCGGCCGGGACCGGGCCGGGTGGAGTTTGTGGTCGAGGACCGGGGACCGGGGGTGCCGGACTACGCGCTGGCGCGGGTGTTCGAGCGGTTCTATTCGCTGCCGCGCCCGGGCTCCGAGAAAAAGAGCACCGGTCTCGGGCTGGCGCTGGTGCGCGAGATCGCCCACCTGCACGGCGGCGAGGCCACGCTCACCAACCGGCCCGACGGCGGGGCGTGTGCAACGCTATGGGTGCCGGTCTCCTGA
- the creB gene encoding two-component system response regulator CreB: protein MPPSRQTILVVEDEAAIAETIVYALATEGFAPVWKTTGREALAVLAKEPVAFVVLDVGLPDMNGFDVCRELRRRHAVPVIFLTARSGEVDKVVGLELGADDYLAKPFSPRELTARIRAVLRRSNPDRVGAGNAPAGWTHDTAKCRISFRGKPLDLTRNEYRLLGALLAAPGRVFSREQLMTAAWDDPGAALDRTVDAHIKMLRAKLREAGPEADPIVTHRGLGYSLREA, encoded by the coding sequence ATGCCGCCGTCGCGCCAGACCATCCTCGTCGTGGAAGACGAGGCCGCCATCGCCGAGACGATCGTCTATGCGCTGGCGACCGAAGGTTTTGCGCCGGTCTGGAAAACCACCGGGCGGGAGGCGCTGGCGGTGCTGGCGAAGGAGCCGGTCGCGTTTGTCGTGCTCGACGTCGGCCTGCCCGACATGAACGGCTTTGATGTCTGCCGCGAACTGCGCCGGCGGCACGCCGTGCCGGTGATTTTCCTGACGGCCCGCAGCGGCGAGGTGGACAAGGTCGTTGGGCTGGAGCTCGGCGCCGACGATTATCTGGCCAAGCCCTTCAGCCCGCGCGAACTCACGGCCCGCATCCGCGCCGTGCTGCGCCGGAGCAACCCCGACCGGGTCGGGGCCGGGAATGCGCCGGCCGGCTGGACGCATGACACGGCGAAGTGCCGGATCAGCTTCCGGGGGAAACCGCTCGACCTGACCCGCAACGAATACCGTCTGCTTGGCGCGTTGCTGGCGGCGCCCGGCCGGGTGTTCAGCCGCGAGCAGCTGATGACGGCGGCGTGGGACGATCCCGGCGCTGCGCTCGACCGCACGGTGGACGCGCACATCAAGATGCTCCGGGCCAAGCTCCGCGAGGCCGGGCCCGAGGCCGACCCGATCGTGACGCACCGCGGGCTGGGTTATTCGCTGCGGGAAGCATAA